A genomic region of Sarcophilus harrisii chromosome 6, mSarHar1.11, whole genome shotgun sequence contains the following coding sequences:
- the LOC100934471 gene encoding transcription and mRNA export factor ENY2-like produces the protein MDTDAQMRAIILQKLIENGEGAQLQELLRAKLFECGWKDQIKAHCQDGIKEKEVEHVTAANLAAESLPEPERLYPTEELLQRIRTFLDRHASL, from the coding sequence ATGGACACAGATGCACAAATGAGAGCAATAATTCTCCAGAAACTGATAGAAAATGGTGAAGGAGCACAACTTCAAGAGTTGCTAAGAGCTAAATTATTCGAATGTGGTTGGAAAGACCAAATAAAAGCTCATTGTCAAGATggcattaaagaaaaagaggtaGAACACGTTACTGCTGCCAACTTGGCAGCAGAATCACTCCCAGAGCCAGAGCGCTTGTACCCGACAGAGGAACTCTTACAAAGAATAAGAACTTTCCTGGACCGGCATGCCAGTCTTTAA